In Eubacteriales bacterium mix99, the DNA window TTGGCTATAATTTTTACAAGGTGGGTGATCTCATGACAACAGAATGTGGGAAAAAAAAGCATAAGAAATCAAGAATTTATAGCGAGAAGCATTTTTTTGCTTTTATAAGTTTATGGATGATTGGATTCTTATTGTTAACAGTTGTACCAATGATTTATTCCCTGTATGCATCCTTTACCAGCTGGGATGGAATCAATCCGCCGAATTGGATTGGTTTAGACAATTTTAAAAAGATTTTTATACAGGACGATCTCTTTCTGAAGAGTTTATGGAATACGTTTCGATATACCATTCTCACGGTTCCTTTGAATATGGTGATTGGAATGTTACTGGCGGTCCTTTTAAATCAGAACCTTCCGGGGACGAATCTCTATCGATCCATCTTTTATCTGCCTTCCGTCATTGCCGGCGTTGCGATGTACATTGGTTGGCAGTTTATCTTTGACAGGACATCAATATTAAGCTACTGGGTATCCAAAATTTTTGGAAGTGCACCAGGTTGGCTTACAGATCCGAAATGGAGTATGCCATCTCTCATTCTTATGAATATTTTTACATCAGGATCTATTATGTTGATACTTCTTGCTGCCTTGCAGGATGTCCCAAAAGAATACTATGAAGCTGCCAGGATCGATGGAGCAAATCGTACACAGCAGTTTTTCAAAATTACATTACCAATGATTACACCGATTCTGTTCTATGTTTTGATCATGCAGATGATGTCAGCGCTTCAGATATTTACACAACCATTTGTTATGACGAAAGGGGGACCGATGAACTCAATCTATACGTATGGAATTCATTTGTACAATCAGGCCTTCCGATATAATTTTTTTGGATACTCGTGTGCATTATCATGGATTCTTTTTATCATTATCATGTTTATAACGATATTGTTATTTAAATCGTCTAAGTTATGGGTATTTTATCGGGAGGAGGTGGATTAAATGATTCAACTTGATAGAGGTGATCTGCATACGAAATCCAGGCAAAAAAGGTTTCATATACTACTTTCTTACATTGTGTTGACAATATTAGCTTTAATTTTCCTGTTTCCAATTTTATGGGTTATTTTCAGTTCGTTTTATGATTCGAAGCAGGCAACGTTCTTTCCCCCGCATTTTTTTCCTGATCCTTGGACGCTGCGCAGTTATAAAGGTTTATCGGACCATAGTATACGAATTATAAATTATTTTAAGAATACGATATTGATTGCTGCTTTGTGTATTGTCGGAACATTGCTTAGTTCCTCTTTAGCGGCGTTTGGTTTTGCAAAAATGAAATCGCGCTTTAAAAATGCTCTTTTTTTCATCGTATTAAGCACTATGATGATTCCGTCTACCGTGACATTAATTCCGTTATACTCAATATATAGTAAAATAAGGATAGTAGATACATTTTATCCACTGATTTTGCCGGCATTTTTAGGAGGTGGAGCATTTTCAATATTTCTTCTGCGACAATTCTTTGCAGCTATTCCGAATGAGTTGTCTGAGTCTGCCATAATCGATGGATGTTCCTGGTTTCAAATATATTGGAAAATTGTAATGCCAAACGCTAAACCGGCTCTTATTGTGGTGTTGATCAATACATTTGTTTACAATTGGAATGATTATTTTACTCCAATGATTTTCCTTACAAGTCCTGAAAACTTTACCATTGCAATTGGGTTAACTTTTTCCAAGGATATGTACGGCAACATCATTGATACGGGACCTATGGCAGCATTAGCCTGCTTATCCATTGTGCCGATTATGATCCTGTATCTCTTTTGTCAGAAGTACTTCATTGAAGGAGTTGTAACCACGGGAATCAAGGGATGATTTAGCAGGAAATATATGAAGAAATGTTGAAAGGATAGGTAAGTATGGAATATACAAAATTTGGGCAAACGGATTTGAATGTTTCTGTGTTGGCATTGGGTACGGGCTCCTATTTCAGTAATATACCTGATGATGTATCCGAGCGTATGTTGAACTTGTTTTACGAGGAGGGAGGCAACTTATATGATACTGCAAATTATTATGGACGCTGGAAGCCAGGTAATAAGCCGCTAAGCGAAATCAACTTGGGGAAATGGATTAAGAAAAACAATATGCGGCACAGAATCGTTCTTGCCACCAAGGGAGCTTGCTATTTTTCAAATCGGCCGGACCTGCCCCGGGTCACACCGAAATATATAGAGGAAGATTTACATGAGAGCCTGAAGAATCTTCAAACGGATTATATTGATTTTTATTGGCTACACCAGGATGATGTTAAACAGCCGGTTGAAGAAATCATTGACATATTAAATCGATTTGTAAAGGAAGGTAAAATCCGCTGGTTTGGGTGCTCGAACTGGAAAGTGGAACGAATGAAGGCTGCAGATGACTATGCGAGTAAAAACGGGCTAAAGACATTTTATGCAAGTCAAGTGATGATGAACCTTGCAGTTCCGAACATGGAACCCTTGAACGAATTAAAGCAAAGCTGGGTAGGACCCGAGCTGCAGAAGTATTATGTAAAAGAAAAAATGCCTTTGGCCGCCTATACTTCTCAGGCAATGGGGATCTATAAGCTGGCTCTTCGTGATGATTTTTTAACCAATCCTAATTTCCACCAGGCAAGGCGATATTTTTTGAATGAAGGAACCACAAGCAGGGTAATACAGGTAAAGAAGCTTTCTCAAAAAACAGGAATGACGCCGATTCAAATATGTTTGGGATACCTGCAATCACAGAAGTTTCAAGTAATTCCTATAATTGGCCCACGTAATGAGAACGAATTAAGAGAAAGCCTCGAAGGTGCTGGTTGTAAATTATTAGCTGAAGAGATGTCTTTTATAATCAATGGCTGAGAACTGTGTATCTAAACGGAAAAAGGGGCGTCCTTCGAAGAGGACGTCCTTTCTGTTTTTTTATACTTTCCTTTTCGATCCAGTTTATGCTGCTATAGCAATTTCTAAGTAACCATTTTCAGGACTCATCTCCAGTGAGAATCATATCAATCCACCAGGACAAAATGTTGGTTTTGTTTTTCTCATAGGCATGAGATGAGTGTATGAGTAAACGTCTGGAATGACTTGTAGGGATTTCAACGACCAGGTTATTGGAATAAGCTCCGTATCCAGCACTGCACCGGCAAAGATATCTTCCATCATCCCAACGGATGCCGTCAGACGAATAATATAGAATGAAATGGCCAGATTCTTCTCCATGATTGCCACTTCGGCCATGCATAAGGTATCCATAACCGTATTGAACCATTTGCGGATTTCTCAGTTTTTTGGAAAAGAATGATTGTTCTGGCTCTTCCCAGGTATATCCCATATCATGGCTGATCACATAATCCGAATGATATTCATCAGAAGAATTGTAACAATATGCGATTAAATCCCCATTTTTTAAAAAACATAACGTTCCGTATCCTCTCCCATTTGTATCAAAGGGAAGAATACTGCGTATGGTAAAGTTCTGCCCATTATCATCAGAAGTATATAATTTATATTGATGATTTGGCAGATTTCCCGTCCAGTGGATTATTGCATCATTACAGAATTTCAATACATAGATGGTGTTATCCCTGGACAAAGCATCATAAACTCTTCCACGCTCTTTTCCCAATTCTTTTGCATATTCCCATGTAAGTCCCTGGTCCTGGCTTGTTAAATATACGGGAATCCAATAGGGCTCCCAAAGCGCATTTTCGGAGATGTCGCAAATCAACTGAAAGAGTAAAAGGGAACCTTTTTTAGTGACAACAGCTTTTTCACTCATTGCAGATTTATTTCCGTATGAATTCAGGAGCTGTTTGGAATAGGGAAGAATGGATGATGGTCCCCAAGATTTTCCATAATCACACGATCTTTTGTATTCCATCCAGCCGATAGCAGAGTGGCCATCGTTATCATCAGAACAGTTTGGATAAAAAGCAAGAAGATCTCCGTTGGCGCATTGCACAAGGGCATGTCCCAGATGCCCACTGCGATTTTTAAGCTTATGGTTCACAAATAAAATTCCCTGATTTGGTATGTTTTGAGGGAAAATGGAGTAATGTTGATCGAACCCATGCATTCCATGCTCATTCACTGTCATAAAGAAGTACTCCTTTTTTATTGATTTTAGCTTACAAAGATTGTATCATGATTGGCATAAGCATAGGTTTGGACTTTTAGGGAGAATCAAAAACAAAATGAAGAATGGAAAACAATATCTTAAAACAGAAAACACTTTTATAGGGTATATATAAGAGAAAAGTGATATTATTTATATAAGAAAATCGTGAGGAACTTGGTCTTATATGGGAAATGAAGAAATAAAATTAAATTGGATCATAAAAGCATTAATATTTTTATTTGCTGGTATTGTAATGGCTTTTTTCTTTTCCTATTATACCTATTTATCAGACCAGAGCAATACCATTGAAATGATGTTGGAAAATTCATTGGTGCAGACATCCAAATCCATCAGTGGGGAATTGGAAATGGTATATACCACTGCGAACAATACGTACTTAAATGCTTCTGTTCAACAGTCACTTCAGCAGGACAGTGGGTATCAATCCACTGTTTATGACAGGCACTGTACTGCACAGAACATTGAATCGCTGTCGCAGGGAAACCCAGTGATCAGTTGCATTGCATTATATCCTCTGAACGGAACGGTGTATGAAGTTGGGGATGGGTTCGTGAATTACAAAACGGCAGGTGAATTAAGAAACCAACCCTGGCTCATAAAGATATCAAAAACAAGAAGTGGGTTTGTTTTACTGCCTTCATCGAGTGGATTTATACGAACGGGGGAAGAAAAGTATTTGACAATTGGCCGTACAATATACGCTTCTTATGGGAGAGAGATTATTGGCTATCAGTTTGTCGTTTTAAATCGCAATCTGATTCAGGCTCTGACGAAAAATAATGATGACACGATAAAATATTATCTTAGTGACAGTACCGATCGAATTCTGTTTGTCAGCGATTCGCAATGTGAGAACATAAAACGTGATATTGCTTCTTCTAAAAATATATCGAATAAAATTCAAATCAATAATGACTTATATTTAATTGGAACTTTTAATCGTTGGTTGATAAGTAAAAAAGCAATGGAACCTCTATGGGGCCTACTGGTTTGTATCATTTTGTTAATGTGTATTTATATCTTATTTATTGAAATGATTGTAAAGAGAATACAAAATCCTATGACACAACTAGTTTCATTGATGAAGGAAGTTGAAAATGGAAACTTTGATATCCAGGTACCGGATTTTCAAATATATGAGATAAACGTACTGGGAATGCAATTTCAGAATATGCTTGGTCGAATGGATACTTTGATTCTGAACTTGGCGGATGAGAAGAATTATAACAAAGATCTTGAGATGAAACTTCTGTTATCGCAGTTGAATCCTCATTTCCTTTATAATACATTGAATTCAATATACTGGATGATTTTGTCGGATCATAATAGAGAAGATATAGCTAAAATGGTGGATTCTCTGTCAAATATGCTGCGATATGGATTATATGAAATAGACCAGCCCAGTACAGTGGAGGAGGAAATCGAGCACTGCAGGAATTACCTCTTTATTCAATCCAGAAGATATGAAGAGCGATTGAGTTGGGATATCCATTTACCTGCTAAATTATATAATGTAATCATTCCAAAACTTACATTTCAGCCAATTGTGGAGAATGCGATAAAACACAATATCAATAAGGAAAACATCGAATCTCTAAATATTACAATAAATGGAGTGGAATGTCGAGACCGTTTCATTTTTACTTTCTGTAATGATCATTCCCGGGAGACATCAGAACAAGTTAGTTTCCTTCGGAACAGTATTTGTCAGGATTCCAGGAAACAGAAATCATCCTCAAATAGAGGTATAGGGCTTTATAATGTGTTCCGAAGATTAAAATTGTTATATTCGGATAGGGCAGAAATGGATTTTGCGATTAAGAATCATTTGTTTTCTGTAACTATCTGTATTATGAAGAAGAAGGAAGAAGGAGGGAATCGAAATGAATCTATTGTTGGTTGATGATGAAAGAGCGGTACGTGAAGGAATGGCAAGAAAGATAGAAAAGAAGTTTGATATCAGGGTATCTGCAGCCGCGGACGGTAAAGAAGCGTATAATTTATTCTGTACAAATCATTATGAATTCATTATGACGGATATTAGGATGCCTGTTTGGGATGGCCTGGAATTGATAAAAAGAGTAAGAGAAGAATCAAGCAATGTAATGATTACTGTGTTTACAGCATATGCTGACTTTAATTATGCGCAGAAAGCAATTAAGTACCATGTAAACAATTTCCTTGTAAAACCGATTTCCGTAAATGCATTGTTAAAAGAAATCGGCAATTTGATTCAAAGCAATAATGAACTGCAAAGGAATCTAAGACTGAAAAAGGAATCTTACTACACAGACTTGCTTCATGGGCTTGCAATGCCATCTCCAAAAGAAGAAAAGCTGCTTTCGCTAGTATTTGGATTTAAGCTGTTTGGGACGGGAGATGATAAAACTGATTTCTCACCGCTGGACTCCGGGCTGATTTATTACGCTTTAAAAAATGTCATGTGGGAATTGTCCTTCAACATATATGAGAAAGTTCAATGGCAGATGGTGAAAGAAACAAACAAACAGTTTTTTTTGATCTTTTTATACCGAGAGGAAATTTCAAGAAGCAAAGTGTTGGAATACGAACGCAATATTAAAGCTGTTGTGACAGAATTGGAACATGTTTTGAACGTAGAACTGCAATTAAATGCTACAATGGTTCAGGATGCGGCTTGCTATTTCAAAGATATTTATCGGTGCTATCTACATCTAAGTGATCAGCTCGAACATATATCGGTACAATGTCTGATGATCGACCATTTAAGCAGTGAATTTGGCGCTGAAAAGGCAATGGCTTCTGCTGTAAAGAAAAAAGACTTTACGCTGATCCATCACATTATTTCTGAATTATATACGGATAAAGAAGACACTTATCATTTAAAATGGAGGTTGATTCGGATGCTTCAGTATCTGTA includes these proteins:
- a CDS encoding sugar ABC transporter permease, translated to MTTECGKKKHKKSRIYSEKHFFAFISLWMIGFLLLTVVPMIYSLYASFTSWDGINPPNWIGLDNFKKIFIQDDLFLKSLWNTFRYTILTVPLNMVIGMLLAVLLNQNLPGTNLYRSIFYLPSVIAGVAMYIGWQFIFDRTSILSYWVSKIFGSAPGWLTDPKWSMPSLILMNIFTSGSIMLILLAALQDVPKEYYEAARIDGANRTQQFFKITLPMITPILFYVLIMQMMSALQIFTQPFVMTKGGPMNSIYTYGIHLYNQAFRYNFFGYSCALSWILFIIIMFITILLFKSSKLWVFYREEVD
- a CDS encoding carbohydrate ABC transporter permease, with protein sequence MIQLDRGDLHTKSRQKRFHILLSYIVLTILALIFLFPILWVIFSSFYDSKQATFFPPHFFPDPWTLRSYKGLSDHSIRIINYFKNTILIAALCIVGTLLSSSLAAFGFAKMKSRFKNALFFIVLSTMMIPSTVTLIPLYSIYSKIRIVDTFYPLILPAFLGGGAFSIFLLRQFFAAIPNELSESAIIDGCSWFQIYWKIVMPNAKPALIVVLINTFVYNWNDYFTPMIFLTSPENFTIAIGLTFSKDMYGNIIDTGPMAALACLSIVPIMILYLFCQKYFIEGVVTTGIKG
- a CDS encoding aldo/keto reductase, producing MEYTKFGQTDLNVSVLALGTGSYFSNIPDDVSERMLNLFYEEGGNLYDTANYYGRWKPGNKPLSEINLGKWIKKNNMRHRIVLATKGACYFSNRPDLPRVTPKYIEEDLHESLKNLQTDYIDFYWLHQDDVKQPVEEIIDILNRFVKEGKIRWFGCSNWKVERMKAADDYASKNGLKTFYASQVMMNLAVPNMEPLNELKQSWVGPELQKYYVKEKMPLAAYTSQAMGIYKLALRDDFLTNPNFHQARRYFLNEGTTSRVIQVKKLSQKTGMTPIQICLGYLQSQKFQVIPIIGPRNENELRESLEGAGCKLLAEEMSFIING
- a CDS encoding sialidase family protein, producing the protein MTVNEHGMHGFDQHYSIFPQNIPNQGILFVNHKLKNRSGHLGHALVQCANGDLLAFYPNCSDDNDGHSAIGWMEYKRSCDYGKSWGPSSILPYSKQLLNSYGNKSAMSEKAVVTKKGSLLLFQLICDISENALWEPYWIPVYLTSQDQGLTWEYAKELGKERGRVYDALSRDNTIYVLKFCNDAIIHWTGNLPNHQYKLYTSDDNGQNFTIRSILPFDTNGRGYGTLCFLKNGDLIAYCYNSSDEYHSDYVISHDMGYTWEEPEQSFFSKKLRNPQMVQYGYGYLMHGRSGNHGEESGHFILYYSSDGIRWDDGRYLCRCSAGYGAYSNNLVVEIPTSHSRRLLIHSSHAYEKNKTNILSWWIDMILTGDES
- a CDS encoding histidine kinase, which produces MGNEEIKLNWIIKALIFLFAGIVMAFFFSYYTYLSDQSNTIEMMLENSLVQTSKSISGELEMVYTTANNTYLNASVQQSLQQDSGYQSTVYDRHCTAQNIESLSQGNPVISCIALYPLNGTVYEVGDGFVNYKTAGELRNQPWLIKISKTRSGFVLLPSSSGFIRTGEEKYLTIGRTIYASYGREIIGYQFVVLNRNLIQALTKNNDDTIKYYLSDSTDRILFVSDSQCENIKRDIASSKNISNKIQINNDLYLIGTFNRWLISKKAMEPLWGLLVCIILLMCIYILFIEMIVKRIQNPMTQLVSLMKEVENGNFDIQVPDFQIYEINVLGMQFQNMLGRMDTLILNLADEKNYNKDLEMKLLLSQLNPHFLYNTLNSIYWMILSDHNREDIAKMVDSLSNMLRYGLYEIDQPSTVEEEIEHCRNYLFIQSRRYEERLSWDIHLPAKLYNVIIPKLTFQPIVENAIKHNINKENIESLNITINGVECRDRFIFTFCNDHSRETSEQVSFLRNSICQDSRKQKSSSNRGIGLYNVFRRLKLLYSDRAEMDFAIKNHLFSVTICIMKKKEEGGNRNESIVG
- a CDS encoding response regulator gives rise to the protein MNLLLVDDERAVREGMARKIEKKFDIRVSAAADGKEAYNLFCTNHYEFIMTDIRMPVWDGLELIKRVREESSNVMITVFTAYADFNYAQKAIKYHVNNFLVKPISVNALLKEIGNLIQSNNELQRNLRLKKESYYTDLLHGLAMPSPKEEKLLSLVFGFKLFGTGDDKTDFSPLDSGLIYYALKNVMWELSFNIYEKVQWQMVKETNKQFFLIFLYREEISRSKVLEYERNIKAVVTELEHVLNVELQLNATMVQDAACYFKDIYRCYLHLSDQLEHISVQCLMIDHLSSEFGAEKAMASAVKKKDFTLIHHIISELYTDKEDTYHLKWRLIRMLQYLYISFEDLFTQIHISFKDLLAMFDLKHNDKSLSDIEDKIKAISGMLSNRNIKSMHPIIRSIEKDIRTDLSNTPLLKEYAEKYHMNSAYLSELFVKEMGESFSEFVAGIKIEEAKRLLMIPSIKVYEVADSLGYVDGRYFSQMFKRFTGKTPKEYQGICEI